The proteins below are encoded in one region of Apteryx mantelli isolate bAptMan1 chromosome 25, bAptMan1.hap1, whole genome shotgun sequence:
- the ETV7 gene encoding transcription factor ETV7, which produces MNGKALCILTKDDFRYRAPSSGDVLYELLQYIKTQRRALVCSPLLNSPFREVKSTVEGVDCSAEAAPAAVSSPLPSCSSRAKQSLSPGWTCSHEEPLNLSHPSSEGSCRADALCSFPTPPSAPADGKIADCRLLWDYVYQLLSDRRYEPYIKWEDKEAKVFRVVNPNGLAQLWGNHKNRINMTYEKMSRALRHYYKLNIIKKEPGQKLLFRFLKTPGEIIHEKPSKLEQLENEEHEDFKEDTLEVSP; this is translated from the exons ATGAACGGGAAAGCCCTGTGCATTCTCACCAAGGATGACTTCAGATACAGAGCTCCTAGCTCAG GTGATGTCTTATATGAATTACTCCAGTACATCAAAACTCAAAGAAGAGCTCTGGTGTGCAGCCCTTTACTGAACTCACCCTTCAGGGAGGTCAAGAGCACGGTGGAAG GGGTGGACTGCAGCGCAGAGGCTGCCCCAGCCGCTgtttcttcccccctgcccagctgcTCGAGCCGCGCCAAACAGTCCCTGTCCCCCGGCTGGACCTGCAGCCATGAGGAGCCCCTGAACCTCTCTCATCCCAGCTCGGAAGGCAGCTGCAGGGCGGATGCCCTCTGCTCTTTTCCTACACCCCCATCAGCCCCAGCGGATGGGAAGATTGCAG ACTGCAGGTTACTGTGGGATTACGTGTACCAGCTCCTCTCTGACCGCCGCTATGAGCCTTACATCAAGTGGGAAGACAAGGAAGCCAAGGTCTTCCGGGTCGTTAATCCTAATGGACTTGCCCAGCTCTGGGGGAACCACAAG aaCCGGATAAACATGACATATGAAAAGATGTCACGAGCACTCAGACATTACTACAAACTCAACATCATCAAAAAGGAGCCGGGGCAGAAGCTATTGTTTAG ATTTCTGAAGACTCCTGGGGAGATCATCCATGAGAAACCCAGcaaactggagcagctggagaatgaggaaCACGAGGATTTCAAGGAAGACACATTGGAGGTCTCACCGTAG